From Flexistipes sp.:
CAATATTTCTGGAATGAAAAAGCCCGAGTCCGTTATTATTTTTTCTTGTTGTAAAATAAGGTTCGAAAATCTTTGTTCTTATGTCTCTGGGAACACCAGTGCCGTTATCAGTAATATCGACACAAAGATACTTGCCTTCTTTCAAGTCGTAATCATTTTGCTTATTCATAAAAACATTACTTATTTTTACATCAACCCTGCCTGAAGCGTCATCTTTTATCGACTGTTTTGCATTTAGAAAAATACTGTTAAACACCTGGCTTATCTTAACCTTATCAATATCAACATCCCACAGCTCAGAACTTTTATCGATATTAACCGTAATCCGGGAATCAGCAAAAACTACATCAGATATATCCTTTACAATCTCATAAATGTTTGCTGTCTTCTTGCGCAGTGTGCCGGTCTGGGTATATTTAAGAAGATTGTTCGTTGTTTTCGTAGCCTGAAAAACAGACTGCTCAATCTTACTAATAAATTCAGCAGCCCGTTCATTGTCGCAATGCTGTTTAGCAAGATATGTATTGGTAAGTATACCCGTCAGAATATTATTAAACTCATGTGCCATACTTCCTGTAAAAACAGCTATGGACTGAAGACTTTCCAATTTGGACTTCTTCTGCTGGAAAATAACGTTATCGGTAACATCCCTCAAAACAACAACAACACCCGTTAACCTCTCCCCGTCCTGGCATATAGGCGTAATAACTTTTGACACAATCCTCTCAACCCCCTGCCTGTCGATAATTTTAAGTCCGCTGAGATTGGAGTAACTTTTACCGGAATGTAAAACATTTTTGGTGCTGAAAATTTCGGCTTTACCCGAATTAAGCTCGTAGAACGAAAGCAAATTATCAAAATTTTTACCGAGAACTTCATCTCCGCTCAAACCTGTTATTTTTGTAAAAGCATTATTTGTATAAACAACATTGCAGTCCAAATCCACAATAACCACAGCATCTTTTATACTTTCAAGCATCGCTGATAATTTATTTTTCTCATAAGCAAGAGCCTGCTCAGCCTCCACCCTCTTGGTTATGTCCCGCCATGTGCATAGTATAAAATTCTGAGGTTCAATAAAAGCCAGAACAGTTGAAGTGTGCACCGGCATTCCGTCATATTTCAGATGGACCCACTCAAATTTCCTGGAGCCGTTCTTTCTGTATATTTCATCAATAATCTCATTATAACTCTCAAAAGAATCTCTGCCGTCAGGCTGTTTATCAGGGGAAATAAAAGCCGGATGCTTAAGTATTTCCCTTTTTGACTTATATCCTAAAAACTCCACTGCTGATAAGTTACAGTCGATTATGCCGTCTTTGTTAATTATCAGCATAGGCTCAGCTGATTTTTCAAAGAGGGATGTAAATTGTCTTTCTTTTTCTTTTGCTATTCTATTAAAAAGATGTTTTTCACCGAGAGTGGTGTTAAAAGACTTTATCAGAGAACTCAGCTCGCTCATTCTCGTTATATTTTCTGGAATCAGGCGGTCATCTTTTAACGACACATCAAAAGCATCGGCCACCATATCGATATCTTTTCCAAGCCTTTTGGCCAAATTTCTGGTAAGCAGATAGACGACTCCGTAAGCTATCAAAAGAGTAAAAAGGATAATCAGGCTGTTGCTGAAAGTTATATTTTTGTACTCCTCCTGTAGCTTCTTAAATGAGGAGCTGATTTCATCCACATAAACTCCGGTGCCATAAAACATTCCAAGCTCATCAATTCCCTGAATATAACCTATCTTTTTAATGCTCTTATTGTCGGACAGAGATTTATAATACCACGTCATAAAACCGCCGCCGTTTCTGGCAACTTCCAGAGCATTTTTTATTACCGGAGTACCTCTGCTGTTGGTATAGCCGATCATGTTTGTCTGCTCTTTATACCTATCAGGGGGAAGGTTAAGGCATTCCCCTGAATAATCGTATGCAAAGAAATACCCGTTTTTACCATACCTTCGGCTGTCTATAATATTAATGATGCTCTCTTTAAGTTCTTTAATATTACCATATGGATAATCACCTGTTCCGATTATCCAGTTAAAAGGCTCAAAAAGCTTCACAAAAGAAATCTTGTTATAAGAGGCTTTTGTGGAAACCGATCTGTTCTCCGGAATAAAAGTTTTATATCTGACGTACCCTTCGTAACTGCTTTCAACAACATTAATAAAACTTTTTACAACCGGCTTTCCCTCAACATCTGTAATGTTAATATAAGACTTGCCTTCCTCAGAAGGGCGTACAGGATACATTATAACTTCACCATCAAGAGAATCTATAAAATAATACCCTCTTCCGTTAAAAAATCGAATGTCGCGGAGGGCTGTGATTATTAGATTTTTAATTTCATGAAGACTTTTTTCATTTTTGTATCTGTTGAAAATCGACCATGCTATATCATATGCTTCATAAACCCTCCTTCTTATCTGAATTTTTACATCCTGCTTATTCTTTTCAATTTCATAATCAATGATACTGTATAACTGCTCCACTTCACGCCGGACTTTTTCTCTGGTATTTTTAACTTCCTGCCGGTATGCCAGTTTGGTGGAATCTTTGTAATACTGATACTGTGAAAACAGAAGGAAGGCCACGAGAATAATTAGCTGGACAAGAAACGCCAGACCTATAATAAAAATAAACTGTTTCTTTATACTTATGTTTTTCATAGCTTTTTGAATTTTAACTAAATTATTATCATAACTTTACACATTAGTTAAGGTTTTTTTATAATAAATCAATTTTTTTGGCATGAATTCAACTGTTAATTCAGATTTTATTTATAACCGGTAGCAGCCCTGAAAATTCTTTCAATGATGCAGAAGTAAAAAATCACCCCGTTATCTTAAAAATAATCTGAAAAACAAATATAAAAGAAACGAAAAAAAGGATAGCAGGTGCTATTGTCTGCCAAGCCTTTTTCGGCGGAGCTGTTACAAACTTTTTCCAGTCGCCGTTGCTCACCAATACACCTGAAAGCTTAATAAGATTTTTCCAGAAGGGTGAAACCACAAAAACCCTCGCCGGTATATCACCATCTTTTGTTTGGATTTTTACCAGTTTCTCTTCATAACATGTCAGCAATGAGCCTATACCCTCATACCGCCTGAGGTCTTTCATCAAATTTTCGTCCACACTGTAGAGTTCCCCGGATACCTCACCGCCTTTTTTAGTGTTATAGATAACTGCAGGATAACCGGAACCGGTATGGTACATAATTCCCTTTAAGGAGCCCTCAGTTATATAATTCCCCTTACACATATATTTTTTATACCCGTCAAAACCTTTCATTAGAGTCCCATATACAAAAACGTTATAATTTTTAGACACAATTCCTCCTCAAGCCGTTTTACCAGTTACAATAGATGTATTGAAAAAGTAAAGTTCTTTTACTTTTTCAACAATATATTCTTTATAATGCTCGGGTAAAGCTTTTTCCTCATCAAGGCCTTTTCTGATAAGCTCAAACATGTCGTTAGGATTTAACGCCGGCAGATAGGGCCGTCTCCCCCACTGCCTGAGCTTATTTGTATAAGGAAAAATATCCGCAAACGCAAACAAATTCTTATATGCGACCATTAACATGATTGACGGCTCATAGACATTTCGCCGAATAAAATCCCTGCACAGCCGCATATGACTGAACTCTACAGTATCCACCCATTTTTTGTAATTTTTGCGCTTTCTGAGCAGAACAATATCTTTCATGTTTTCTTCCACAATCCGGCTTTCAACAATTTTACCGTCTTTGCACAAAAACTGCCCGCTGCAAAACAGAAGAAAAAGTATCTCATCAAAAGAAGGCAGCGGCAGTTTGTGTTTTCCGGTATTTTTCTGTACGGTTATGTGAAGACTGTGAGGCTGCACAGGAGTAAACTTAACGGCCTCATCGATAAGTTTACCGGCAAAATCAGGACTGTTAGTCAGAGGCATAGACGTTTGCAGAAACTTATCCGGAACGGTAAACGTATATTCCAGAAATCCTCCCTTTTTAATAAATTGCTTAAAAGGGGTGTCAGAATCAATATAAGCACCGAAACGCCACATAAAATTTGTCAAATGGTAATAATGATATTTTGAAAAATTAACCAGAGGATCCCCTTTGCCCCTTTCAAGAAATCTGCCTGCTGCAGTACCCTTATTTGAAAACTCCATTTCAACACCTAATGGGGTATTGCCTTGAATAAAATGAATTCTATCAGGGTAAAGGTTTGTACATTTACAAAATTCATTAACCCGCGAATTAACTATGTAAATCAGTTCCCTGAGAAAAATAAACCGATCGAACTCAATATTAAAATATCGCCTGTTGTTATTAAAGGCTCTAAGTGCCATAAACGTTGCCGGAGCGAATCTGGAGCAGCTGAGATCATAGAAACAACACAAACGGGAAAGATAACGCTCAAACTTTCTGGCAAGAAGGTTTACTGTGAATACAGCTATTAAAATTTTAAGGTATCTTCTGAACCATTTTTCATGCCTTATAAACCTGTTATTAAAAAAATATTCTATTTCTTTCTCTGAATAGTTTCTTGCTTGACGGACAAAATCTTTGCTATCCAGGAAACTATAGTATTTAGAGCCGGCAAGAAGATAATATAACGCTGTACTATTCAACATAATATCTAATATACCATCGAAACCCTATTGTCAAGTCAACTATTTTTTTAGCAACCTCCCAAAAAATTCACACAGTATTAGTGTTAAAGCGTGATATGTGATACGTAATGCATGAAGTGGAGATATTTAAAAGTATTTGAAGTAGTTGAATAAATTGATTGGGTGGACAATTCTATCAACCGAAAAGCTGCTCTGTTAATTTCAACAGTGTCTCTTTCTCAGTCAGACCGTCTATGAACCCTTGCAGGAATACCATCTATTCCCACCTGGGCACCGACCAAAGCACCCGTAAGCATAGCTCTTGCCATATTCTGGCCTCCGCTGTTCACAGCATGCAGCACAGCCGATTCAAAATCATCTTTAAACCGGGCAGCAAGGTAATAAACCGAAGGAAGTATATGATATATCGCACAGGGCATACCGTAAACGAGAGAAACTTTCCAGGCAGGCTCAATTGAAATACCGGGATCTCCCGCTGCCCTGGCAATGAAAGATGGTGTTAAAAGTGCATCGGGAGACGCAAAACGCCCCAAACGAGAAGGCTCGGGAACACCTTTTTTAGGAGGCGTCAAATCATCGCCGGTAACTGCATGAAACGGTAAGGACTTGTTTTTAACTTCCTGCATTAATTTGCCGGAAATTTTTTCATCCAGAGGATGACCGTTTATAAGCTCCCAAAGCACGGCATTGAAGGCGACCGTCATTGAAACAACGAGCTCATCACTTTGAGTCAAAATAGTATTTGAGTAAACGTTTTTGCAGGCTTCCTTTAGATTACCTGTATAATAAGCCGTTATACCCAGTGTCCTCTCGATAGCTTCCGTTGTATCAGCATGACCTTCAAATTCGCCCCATTGCAGATTATTAACAACACGATTGCGGTAAGCATCCCTTATGGACTGACTGGTATAGTTTCCGGGCCCGCTGACCGGTGTTCCGTCCAACTGAGGAAAGAGGTCATTATCTATCCTTCTGCAAAAATCTTTCTCTTCATAACCATTATTTCCCTTTATGCTTTCAAGCAGCATCTTCAGAATATAGCCTGACTGTGACAAGTCACCGGCCTTAAGCCCTTCATGGTACCTTCCCTTTTTCGGGGCAGTATAATCATCAACCCATTCTCCGTAATTTTCACGAAACTTCTCAAGGTCATAGTACCAGTGGGGACCTAAAGCAAGAGCATCACCTATAAATGCCCCCATTACAGCTCCCTTGGCTCTCTCCTTTGTTTTTTCGGACATATTAACTCCTTTTTTGCTAATAATAGCCCTGTGCTTTAATAATTCAAGGCAAATGCAGCTAAGAACTACTCAGCTTAGAAGAATAATACGCTCTGTCCTCAGAAACCATGAACCTTCCAATGTACTTGAAATTTAAAACTATTTAAATTATGCTCTCTCCAAAGCAAATACTTGTTTAAACAGGAGCGTTAAATGAAAGTCTCATGCAGAAAAAAGATAGCACTTAATTCCAAAAAGGAAGCCATTGTTATTCCCGTTTACAAGAATATGAGATCTATAAAGCAGCTGACAGGCAAGCGAATAGATGACGAAATTCACCGTATTATCTCATCGGATTATTTTAACTACAAAGAAAAAGAAATAAAAAGTTTTTATATGGAAATAAATAAAAAGCTGAAAAAGATATATCTTGTCAATGTCCCCAAAGAGCTTGAAGAATATCGTTATTACATGGAGCTGGGAAGCAAATTCGCAAAAATCTGCAGACAGGATATGATCTATTCTTTTTCCATACTTTCTTTTGAAGATATAGCAGGCGAGAAAAAAGATTTCGATCATATAAAAAGTTTTATCGAAGGTATTTATTTCGGGCTTTACGATTTCAGCTATTATAAATCAAAGAAAGAGAATCATGAATTAGAGGAAATTGAGGTAATTACTTCATCCACAAAACTGAAAAAATACATGGACACTTATTCTGAGGAAATCAAGACTCTCTTCGGATATGTGTACAAGGCTAAAGATCTGATAAATTATCCCGCAGGAGATATAGTACCTGATACCTTCTGCCGATATTTGAAAAAAAATCTGCCGGAAAGCGTAAAACTGACGGAATATGACCATAACGAGCTCAAATCAAAGAACTTTAATCTCATATATACAGTTGGCAAAGGGAGTGAGAACAAACCGAAGCTTGCAGTACTGGAATACCGGGGGAATTCCGAAAGTGATAAATCTATCGCATTAGTCGGCAAAGGGGTTACTTTTGACACCGGGGGAACAAACCTTAAACCCACAGGAAGCATTGAAACGATGAAAACGGATATGGCAGGGGCAGCCACTGTTTATGCAGTAGTTTCAGCCCTGGCCGAAAGCGGAGCAAAGGTAAATGTATATGCCTATCTTCCCCTTGCGGAAAACACCATCGGCGGGGCCGCATATAAACCCGGAGACATTATCAAATCATACAGCGGAAAAACTGTGGAAATTTTAAACACTGATGCCGAAGGGCGCCTCATTATGGCAGATGCCTTAAGTTTTGCCATAGAAAAAGATCCGGAAATTGTTATCGATATAGCCACCTTGACCGGAGCCTGTGTAATAGCACTCGGAAGCCATTGCGCCGGCTTAATATCCAACAGAAAATTTCTGGCCAAAAACATATCCGACATCTCTTACGATATTTCCGAGGATATTTGGGAGCTTCCTTTATATGAAGGCTACACAGACCGTATAAAAGGAAAGATAGCGGATCTCCAGAACATCAGCACAAAAAAGAGAGAAGCCGGAACAACCATTGCCGGGCTCTTCCTCAGAGAATTTATCAACAATTATCCCTGGATTCACCTGGATATTGCAGGGACAGCTTTTCTTGAGGATGAGCATCCAATATTCGGGAGCAATGCCAGCGGATTCGGGGTGAGGCTGCTGTATCATTTCATAAAAAAATACTATACTTCCGGATAATTATATTTGTGAGATTAGAAGATTCTTCAACAAGCTGTCTTTAGTTGCCCACAGTTTGCTATTGATTTTATCAATATTATGTTCTAATTTGCTTTTTAGAGTATTTGTACACTGACAATCGTATTCAATACGCCTTTTTCTGTATAACAAACAGAACTTGGGAAATCCGTATTTATAAAATTTTTTCATCCGGAGGCTTAAATGGATTTTAAACAGGTGGAAGCATTTGTTTTCGTGGCAAAATACAAATCTTTTTCCAGAGCTGCGGAAAAGCTGCTGCTCAGTCAACCTACCGTATCAACACATATAAATACACTGGAGGACAACTTAGGAGTTAAGCTTTTTGACAGACTTTCCAAAGAAGTTGTCCTGACCGAAGCAGGCCAGTTGTTTTACCCGTATGCGGTGGATATGATGGATTTGAGAGAGCGATCCCACGAATCCATCAAAGAATTTTTAAACGAAATAAGCGGAAATCTCAGAATCGGAACCAGCACGATAATTGCCGAATATATCCTGCCCGAAGTAATTAAAAACTTTAAAGAATCATACGCCAAAACATATTTTAACTTCACTGTTAACAACTCTCAGACAATAATTCAGAGAATAGCGGACGGAATTCTCGATTTAGCTATCGTAACGAGGAAAATACCAAAGAAAGACTTGGAATACAAACTTTTTATGAAAGACAGAATCGTTCTTGCCGTTTACCCGGGTCACCCCCTTTACAAACGGGATAATGTCTTTGTGGAAGAAATACTGAAAGAAGAGTTTATTATCCGTGAAATAGGCTCCGGAACAAGAG
This genomic window contains:
- a CDS encoding selenium metabolism-associated LysR family transcriptional regulator yields the protein MDFKQVEAFVFVAKYKSFSRAAEKLLLSQPTVSTHINTLEDNLGVKLFDRLSKEVVLTEAGQLFYPYAVDMMDLRERSHESIKEFLNEISGNLRIGTSTIIAEYILPEVIKNFKESYAKTYFNFTVNNSQTIIQRIADGILDLAIVTRKIPKKDLEYKLFMKDRIVLAVYPGHPLYKRDNVFVEEILKEEFIIREIGSGTRAAVEHSLKQKGYDFDSLNSSATFATTHAVIQAVKSGLGIAFASETALDNKSCASEVKSVPITDLVVEKDIYIVYNKRKSTKKLLKQFLGTLMAYEK
- a CDS encoding gamma-glutamylcyclotransferase family protein, producing the protein MSKNYNVFVYGTLMKGFDGYKKYMCKGNYITEGSLKGIMYHTGSGYPAVIYNTKKGGEVSGELYSVDENLMKDLRRYEGIGSLLTCYEEKLVKIQTKDGDIPARVFVVSPFWKNLIKLSGVLVSNGDWKKFVTAPPKKAWQTIAPAILFFVSFIFVFQIIFKITG
- a CDS encoding leucyl aminopeptidase family protein; this encodes MKVSCRKKIALNSKKEAIVIPVYKNMRSIKQLTGKRIDDEIHRIISSDYFNYKEKEIKSFYMEINKKLKKIYLVNVPKELEEYRYYMELGSKFAKICRQDMIYSFSILSFEDIAGEKKDFDHIKSFIEGIYFGLYDFSYYKSKKENHELEEIEVITSSTKLKKYMDTYSEEIKTLFGYVYKAKDLINYPAGDIVPDTFCRYLKKNLPESVKLTEYDHNELKSKNFNLIYTVGKGSENKPKLAVLEYRGNSESDKSIALVGKGVTFDTGGTNLKPTGSIETMKTDMAGAATVYAVVSALAESGAKVNVYAYLPLAENTIGGAAYKPGDIIKSYSGKTVEILNTDAEGRLIMADALSFAIEKDPEIVIDIATLTGACVIALGSHCAGLISNRKFLAKNISDISYDISEDIWELPLYEGYTDRIKGKIADLQNISTKKREAGTTIAGLFLREFINNYPWIHLDIAGTAFLEDEHPIFGSNASGFGVRLLYHFIKKYYTSG
- a CDS encoding cache domain-containing protein — translated: MKNISIKKQFIFIIGLAFLVQLIILVAFLLFSQYQYYKDSTKLAYRQEVKNTREKVRREVEQLYSIIDYEIEKNKQDVKIQIRRRVYEAYDIAWSIFNRYKNEKSLHEIKNLIITALRDIRFFNGRGYYFIDSLDGEVIMYPVRPSEEGKSYINITDVEGKPVVKSFINVVESSYEGYVRYKTFIPENRSVSTKASYNKISFVKLFEPFNWIIGTGDYPYGNIKELKESIINIIDSRRYGKNGYFFAYDYSGECLNLPPDRYKEQTNMIGYTNSRGTPVIKNALEVARNGGGFMTWYYKSLSDNKSIKKIGYIQGIDELGMFYGTGVYVDEISSSFKKLQEEYKNITFSNSLIILFTLLIAYGVVYLLTRNLAKRLGKDIDMVADAFDVSLKDDRLIPENITRMSELSSLIKSFNTTLGEKHLFNRIAKEKERQFTSLFEKSAEPMLIINKDGIIDCNLSAVEFLGYKSKREILKHPAFISPDKQPDGRDSFESYNEIIDEIYRKNGSRKFEWVHLKYDGMPVHTSTVLAFIEPQNFILCTWRDITKRVEAEQALAYEKNKLSAMLESIKDAVVIVDLDCNVVYTNNAFTKITGLSGDEVLGKNFDNLLSFYELNSGKAEIFSTKNVLHSGKSYSNLSGLKIIDRQGVERIVSKVITPICQDGERLTGVVVVLRDVTDNVIFQQKKSKLESLQSIAVFTGSMAHEFNNILTGILTNTYLAKQHCDNERAAEFISKIEQSVFQATKTTNNLLKYTQTGTLRKKTANIYEIVKDISDVVFADSRITVNIDKSSELWDVDIDKVKISQVFNSIFLNAKQSIKDDASGRVDVKISNVFMNKQNDYDLKEGKYLCVDITDNGTGVPRDIRTKIFEPYFTTRKNNNGLGLFHSRNIVLNHGGKVILSSEENKGTTFSVFLPAFDDHFSSAGDMKSVGDDNSLRFMIVDENVQDRESLKNVLEFLGYNVVSVAGYTEASKLIRAGEDYEFIIAAIRSDSCMDFGKFLHSVKDFLEDSSVVIASETAEKGCFQSFENDEKIAGAIHKPYKMEELERTIKSVRQ